One stretch of Streptomyces sp. MMBL 11-1 DNA includes these proteins:
- a CDS encoding Rne/Rng family ribonuclease codes for MPQPNEPGTTGNNEENTPGDKLPPRRRRRAASRPAGPPGATAAPAEDVTPAIPAADAAAPAADDTPGETVAETAPPARTRRRAVRKATAPAGAPEPVENTGPAPAADAPAPAAETPAPAAAEEEPAAPAPRTRRRAVRKATAPAGAPEAVEAPAPVVETPAEPVTDLGPESVDPESVDPEEETEVAVEIPDEAPAPRRRRASRKATAPAGTPAAAEAAVVVEPAVAAEPAAVVEAAEPAAAVAEPEPVQAPRGRVRRRASAPAGTPGAAAPVAEPVTEPAPVAETPAAGAEAVEETPAPRTRRRASRKASAPAGTPQPAAEPVETPAEPVEAGESLPAAVAEELAAEAEEVQEAAPRGRQRRRATAAAGRPEFTTKPEEPTRKGRRATRPAVAVFQAPVFAEPMFQTPETAAAAAAAAGSPSAYDEADEVEEQRTAGAEQSAPPAEAAPQGGSRRRRRRRGEADVTEQAAEPAAPVEAPAEQPADEAPEAEADEHEGEDTDEYGDRPSRRRRRGGRRRRRGEVNDTDDEQQPAEEDAPAPSRAEEPRSEDERVRGRSQAQDDAEENDEDDDASASGSSSSRRRRRRRRRSGDAVAEADHGTADDPERTVVKVREPRKKEEREPGTGFDEVQSIKGSTRMEAKKQRRREGREQGRRRVPIITEAEFLARREAVERVMVVRQSGERTQIGVLEDNVLVEHYVNKEQATSYVGNVYLGKVQNVLPSMEAAFVDIGKGRNAVLYAGEVNFEALGMGHGPRRIETALKSGQSVLVQVTKDPIGHKGARLTSQVSLPGRYLVYVPEGSMTGISRKLPDTERSRLKTILKKIVPEDAGVIVRTAAEGASEDELRRDVERLQGQWEDIQRKAKGTSGSNAPTLLYGEPDMTVRVVRDIFNEDFSKVIVSGDDAWETIHGYVSHVAPDLTERLSRWTSEVDVFATYRIDEQLMKALDRKVYLPSGGSLVIDKTEAMIVVDVNTGKFTGQGGNLEETVTRNNLEAAEEIVRQLRLRDLGGIVVVDFIDMVLESNRDLVLRRLLECLGRDRTKHQVAEVTSLGLVQMTRKRVGQGLLESFSETCVHCNGRGVIVHMEQPTSVGGGGGGKKSKKRGRGGAGQDHEHGQDHGHGHGHDEHAAETAETESEAELAAEVAAPVSLADLEPAADEEFYGSPAEAEAAATRGRGRRRASRKASAPAGAPRAEAPAPPVEAPVAETRPEPVEAAPAEAPAAKVAEAAEAAEAPEAAEAPVEAAPQGRPRRRATRKATAPAGSPKQAEAAEPVRPAEPTTDPVAVEDPVVEAPAAETPETPAPETPAPETPAPETSEAPEVPEEKAPEAEAPVAAPPRARRRVTRKVTAPAGSPTGSDDAEVVVVASAPGPKAAESEVRGAEGADGAAESGMTDSESGPVEPAPAKKTARKAAAKKAPAKKAVAKKTAAKKTAAKKTTAKTTAKTAAKKTTKKTVAAEQSSPSVTASAPSAEGESSAG; via the coding sequence ATGCCTCAGCCGAACGAACCCGGCACGACCGGGAACAACGAAGAGAACACCCCCGGGGACAAGCTGCCGCCGCGCCGCAGGCGCCGCGCCGCTTCCCGCCCGGCGGGCCCGCCCGGTGCGACCGCGGCCCCCGCCGAGGACGTCACGCCGGCCATACCGGCCGCCGATGCCGCCGCCCCCGCCGCGGACGACACGCCCGGGGAAACGGTCGCCGAGACCGCCCCGCCCGCCCGTACGCGCCGTCGCGCCGTGCGGAAGGCCACCGCGCCCGCCGGAGCCCCGGAGCCGGTGGAGAACACCGGGCCCGCCCCGGCCGCCGATGCCCCCGCGCCGGCTGCCGAGACCCCCGCTCCGGCCGCCGCCGAGGAGGAGCCCGCCGCTCCCGCGCCGCGCACCCGCCGCCGCGCGGTCCGCAAGGCGACCGCCCCGGCGGGCGCGCCGGAGGCCGTGGAGGCCCCCGCCCCGGTAGTGGAGACCCCGGCGGAGCCCGTCACCGACCTCGGCCCCGAGTCCGTCGACCCCGAGTCCGTCGACCCCGAGGAAGAGACCGAGGTCGCCGTGGAGATCCCCGACGAGGCCCCGGCGCCCCGCCGCCGTCGCGCCTCCCGCAAGGCCACCGCCCCCGCGGGCACCCCGGCAGCGGCCGAGGCCGCCGTCGTGGTCGAGCCGGCTGTCGCCGCCGAGCCCGCCGCCGTGGTCGAGGCCGCCGAGCCCGCCGCTGCCGTCGCCGAGCCGGAGCCCGTACAGGCTCCTCGCGGCCGTGTCCGCCGCCGCGCTTCGGCCCCGGCCGGTACGCCGGGGGCCGCCGCGCCCGTCGCCGAGCCGGTGACCGAGCCGGCCCCCGTCGCCGAGACCCCGGCAGCCGGGGCGGAGGCCGTGGAGGAGACCCCGGCCCCGCGTACCCGCCGCCGCGCGTCCCGTAAGGCGTCCGCGCCCGCCGGTACGCCGCAGCCGGCCGCCGAGCCCGTCGAGACCCCCGCGGAGCCCGTCGAGGCGGGCGAGAGCCTGCCCGCCGCCGTCGCCGAGGAACTCGCCGCCGAGGCGGAGGAGGTCCAGGAGGCCGCCCCGCGCGGACGCCAGCGCCGCCGGGCCACCGCCGCCGCCGGTCGTCCCGAGTTCACCACCAAGCCCGAGGAGCCGACGCGCAAGGGCCGTCGCGCGACGCGCCCCGCCGTCGCCGTCTTCCAGGCCCCGGTCTTCGCCGAGCCGATGTTCCAGACCCCCGAGACCGCGGCCGCCGCCGCTGCCGCGGCCGGTTCCCCCTCGGCGTACGACGAGGCCGACGAGGTCGAGGAGCAGCGGACCGCCGGGGCCGAGCAGAGCGCCCCGCCCGCCGAGGCCGCGCCGCAGGGCGGCTCTCGCCGCCGTCGCCGCCGCCGCGGCGAGGCCGACGTGACCGAGCAGGCCGCCGAGCCCGCCGCTCCGGTGGAGGCGCCCGCCGAGCAGCCCGCCGATGAGGCCCCCGAGGCCGAGGCGGACGAGCACGAGGGCGAGGACACCGACGAGTACGGCGACCGCCCCTCGCGCCGCCGCCGTCGTGGCGGCCGCCGCCGCCGCCGTGGCGAGGTCAACGACACGGACGACGAGCAGCAGCCCGCCGAGGAGGACGCGCCCGCGCCGTCCCGCGCCGAGGAGCCCCGCTCCGAGGACGAGCGGGTCCGCGGCCGGAGCCAGGCCCAGGACGACGCCGAAGAGAACGACGAGGACGACGACGCGTCGGCCTCCGGTTCGAGCAGCAGCCGCCGTCGCCGCCGTCGCCGTCGCCGCAGCGGTGACGCCGTCGCCGAGGCCGACCACGGCACCGCCGACGACCCGGAGCGTACGGTCGTCAAGGTCCGCGAGCCCCGCAAGAAGGAGGAGCGCGAGCCGGGCACCGGCTTCGACGAGGTCCAGTCCATCAAGGGCTCGACCCGTATGGAGGCCAAGAAGCAGCGCCGCCGCGAGGGCCGCGAGCAGGGCCGCCGCCGCGTCCCGATCATCACCGAGGCGGAGTTCCTCGCCCGCCGCGAGGCCGTCGAGCGCGTGATGGTGGTCCGCCAGAGCGGCGAGCGCACCCAGATCGGCGTCCTCGAGGACAACGTGCTCGTCGAGCACTACGTCAACAAGGAGCAGGCCACCAGCTACGTCGGCAACGTCTACCTGGGCAAGGTCCAGAACGTGCTGCCGTCCATGGAGGCCGCCTTCGTCGACATCGGCAAGGGCCGCAACGCCGTCCTCTACGCCGGTGAGGTCAACTTCGAGGCGCTCGGCATGGGCCACGGGCCGCGCCGCATCGAGACCGCGCTCAAGTCCGGCCAGTCGGTCCTCGTCCAGGTGACCAAGGACCCGATCGGCCACAAGGGCGCGCGTCTGACGAGCCAGGTCTCGCTGCCCGGCCGCTACCTCGTCTACGTGCCCGAGGGCTCGATGACCGGGATCAGCCGCAAGCTGCCCGACACCGAGCGCTCCCGCCTCAAGACCATCCTCAAGAAGATCGTCCCCGAGGACGCCGGCGTCATCGTGCGCACCGCCGCCGAGGGCGCGAGCGAGGACGAGCTGCGCCGTGACGTCGAGCGGCTCCAGGGACAGTGGGAGGACATCCAGCGGAAGGCGAAGGGCACCAGCGGCTCTAACGCGCCGACGCTGCTCTACGGCGAGCCGGACATGACCGTCCGGGTCGTCCGCGACATCTTCAACGAGGACTTCTCCAAGGTCATCGTCAGCGGTGACGATGCGTGGGAGACCATCCACGGTTACGTCTCGCACGTCGCGCCCGACCTGACGGAGCGGCTGTCGCGCTGGACCTCCGAGGTCGACGTCTTCGCGACGTACCGCATCGACGAGCAGCTGATGAAGGCGCTGGACCGCAAGGTCTACCTGCCCAGCGGCGGTTCGCTGGTGATCGACAAGACCGAGGCGATGATCGTCGTCGACGTCAACACCGGCAAGTTCACCGGCCAGGGCGGCAACCTGGAGGAGACCGTCACCAGGAACAACCTGGAGGCGGCCGAGGAGATCGTGCGCCAGCTGCGGCTGCGCGACCTCGGCGGGATCGTCGTCGTCGACTTCATCGACATGGTGCTGGAGTCCAACCGGGACCTGGTGCTGCGCCGGCTCCTGGAGTGCCTGGGCCGCGACCGCACCAAGCACCAGGTCGCCGAGGTCACCTCGCTGGGCCTGGTCCAGATGACCCGCAAGCGGGTGGGCCAGGGTCTGCTGGAGTCCTTCTCCGAGACCTGCGTCCACTGCAACGGCCGCGGCGTCATCGTCCACATGGAGCAGCCGACGTCCGTCGGCGGCGGTGGCGGCGGCAAGAAGTCCAAGAAGCGCGGTCGCGGCGGCGCGGGCCAGGACCACGAGCACGGTCAGGACCACGGCCACGGCCACGGTCACGACGAGCACGCAGCCGAGACCGCCGAGACCGAGTCGGAGGCCGAGCTGGCCGCCGAGGTCGCCGCCCCGGTCTCCCTGGCGGACCTGGAACCGGCCGCCGACGAGGAGTTCTACGGCAGCCCCGCCGAGGCCGAGGCCGCCGCCACGCGCGGTCGTGGCCGTCGCCGGGCCTCCCGCAAGGCGTCCGCCCCGGCCGGCGCCCCGAGGGCCGAGGCGCCCGCCCCGCCCGTCGAGGCCCCCGTCGCCGAGACCCGGCCCGAGCCGGTCGAGGCGGCGCCCGCCGAGGCTCCGGCCGCGAAGGTCGCGGAGGCAGCGGAGGCCGCTGAGGCCCCCGAGGCCGCCGAGGCTCCGGTCGAGGCCGCGCCCCAGGGGCGCCCGCGCCGTCGGGCCACCCGTAAGGCGACCGCCCCGGCGGGTTCGCCGAAGCAGGCCGAGGCCGCGGAGCCGGTCCGGCCGGCCGAGCCCACGACGGACCCGGTCGCGGTCGAGGACCCGGTCGTCGAGGCGCCCGCCGCCGAGACCCCGGAGACCCCGGCGCCCGAGACCCCGGCGCCCGAGACCCCGGCGCCCGAGACCTCGGAGGCTCCGGAGGTTCCGGAGGAGAAGGCCCCCGAGGCCGAGGCCCCCGTGGCCGCCCCGCCGCGCGCCCGGCGCCGGGTGACCCGTAAGGTCACCGCACCCGCGGGCTCGCCCACCGGGTCGGACGACGCGGAGGTCGTCGTGGTTGCTTCGGCGCCCGGGCCGAAGGCCGCGGAATCCGAGGTCCGGGGCGCCGAGGGAGCGGACGGAGCGGCGGAATCCGGAATGACGGATTCCGAGTCCGGACCCGTGGAACCGGCCCCGGCGAAGAAGACGGCCCGCAAGGCCGCGGCCAAGAAGGCCCCGGCGAAGAAGGCGGTCGCCAAGAAGACCGCCGCGAAGAAGACCGCCGCCAAGAAGACGACAGCCAAGACGACGGCCAAGACGGCCGCCAAGAAGACGACGAAGAAGACCGTCGCCGCTGAGCAGTCGTCGCCGTCCGTAACGGCGTCCGCGCCCTCCGCGGAGGGTGAGTCGTCGGCCGGCTGA
- a CDS encoding TIGR03936 family radical SAM-associated protein, whose translation MQRIRLRYTKRGRLRFTSHRDFQRAFERALRRSEVPMAYSAGFTPHPKVSYANAAPTGTGSEAEFLEIALTEARDPEVLRGLLDASMPDGLDIIDAVEARTSGLAERLTASVWEMRLDGVDPEDARTAVAAFNDAGTVEVQRKAKNGIRTFDARGAVADLRVVDAPADRPGERPCAILRLVVRHVTPAVRPDDVLSGLRAVADLAPPVPAAVTRLAQGLFDEESGTVTDPLAPDREAAPTARSAVAGAAVATAPEGSGSA comes from the coding sequence GTGCAGCGCATCCGCCTGCGCTACACCAAGCGCGGCCGCCTCCGGTTCACCAGCCACCGAGACTTCCAGCGGGCCTTCGAGCGGGCACTGCGCCGCTCCGAGGTGCCGATGGCGTACTCGGCGGGCTTCACCCCCCACCCCAAGGTCTCCTACGCCAATGCCGCACCCACCGGCACGGGCAGTGAGGCGGAGTTCCTGGAGATCGCCCTCACCGAGGCGCGGGACCCCGAGGTCCTGCGCGGACTGCTCGACGCGTCGATGCCGGACGGCCTCGACATCATCGACGCGGTGGAGGCCCGGACCTCGGGCCTGGCCGAGCGGCTCACCGCGTCCGTCTGGGAGATGCGCCTGGACGGCGTCGACCCCGAGGACGCCCGTACCGCCGTGGCCGCCTTCAACGACGCCGGGACCGTGGAGGTCCAGCGCAAGGCGAAGAACGGCATCCGGACGTTCGACGCCCGTGGAGCCGTCGCCGACCTGCGGGTCGTCGACGCTCCGGCCGATAGGCCGGGCGAGCGGCCCTGTGCGATACTGCGCCTGGTTGTTCGGCACGTGACACCCGCCGTGCGACCCGACGACGTCCTGTCCGGTCTCCGAGCTGTGGCCGACCTGGCGCCGCCCGTTCCCGCTGCGGTGACGAGGCTGGCGCAGGGGCTCTTCGACGAGGAGTCCGGCACGGTGACCGACCCGCTCGCGCCCGACCGCGAGGCCGCCCCGACCGCGCGTTCCGCGGTCGCCGGGGCAGCCGTCGCGACGGCGCCGGAAGGTTCAGGTTCCGCGTAG
- a CDS encoding glycosyltransferase family 2 protein, producing MTTPDVTVIVAVYNTMPYLTECLDSLVGQSIGHERLQVVAVDDGSTDDSGKELDRYAQRYPDVFTVVHQPNSGGPAAPSNRALDLATGRFVYFIGSDDHLGEEALERMVACADANESDVVVGKMVGTNGRYVHQKLYTGNRDVTLDDSELPFTLANTKLFRRELVETHGLRFPEDMPVGSDQPFTIEACVRARKISVISDYTCYYAVKRGDASNITYRANHLARLRCVQRIMEHTAALIPAGPRRDAVFKRHFDWELTKLLQKDFPTLDADTRRQVCEGVGALVDAYFTDGLRDGTGVKRRVRFGLARSGAVDELTRAIAEETEHGAPPFLLEGGRAFATYPGFRDAAVGLDERYYEVLGESVAGRLSAGTRLESADWEQEGTDFACVLRLRAGITGDTSSAVVALAQGAMPQSADKSGARKLPPDAPRPERRGTLTAEAAKDGGTLLTARIPLALTRTKRGARLYVDVAGTPYEIPVRTEGQPMPLARRWGTNDPHRVAANTNTKGRLVITTAPLREPKSGVGARLRRTLSRSKRK from the coding sequence GTGACCACACCCGATGTCACGGTGATCGTCGCCGTCTACAACACGATGCCCTACCTCACCGAGTGCCTCGACTCGCTGGTGGGCCAGAGCATCGGGCACGAGCGGCTCCAGGTGGTGGCGGTCGACGACGGCTCGACCGACGACAGCGGCAAGGAACTCGACCGCTACGCGCAGCGGTACCCGGACGTCTTCACCGTCGTCCACCAGCCCAACTCGGGTGGCCCGGCCGCTCCGAGCAACCGCGCCCTCGACCTGGCGACCGGTCGCTTCGTGTACTTCATCGGCTCGGACGACCACCTCGGCGAGGAGGCGCTGGAGCGGATGGTCGCCTGCGCCGACGCCAACGAGTCCGACGTGGTCGTCGGCAAGATGGTCGGCACGAACGGGCGCTACGTCCACCAGAAGCTGTACACCGGCAACCGTGACGTCACTCTCGACGACTCCGAGCTGCCCTTCACTCTGGCCAACACCAAGCTCTTCCGCCGGGAACTGGTCGAGACGCACGGACTCCGCTTCCCCGAGGACATGCCGGTCGGCAGCGATCAGCCGTTCACCATCGAGGCATGCGTCCGGGCCCGGAAGATCTCGGTGATCTCCGACTACACCTGCTACTACGCGGTCAAGCGCGGTGACGCGAGCAACATCACCTACCGGGCGAACCACCTGGCCCGGCTCCGCTGCGTCCAGCGGATCATGGAGCACACGGCCGCCCTGATCCCCGCGGGCCCGCGGCGGGACGCCGTGTTCAAGCGGCATTTCGACTGGGAGCTGACCAAGCTCCTGCAAAAGGACTTTCCCACGCTCGACGCCGACACCCGTCGACAGGTGTGCGAAGGCGTCGGCGCCCTGGTGGACGCCTACTTCACCGACGGCCTGCGCGACGGCACCGGGGTCAAGCGCCGGGTGCGCTTCGGCCTCGCCCGGAGCGGCGCCGTCGACGAGCTCACCCGCGCCATCGCGGAGGAGACCGAGCACGGGGCGCCGCCCTTCCTGCTGGAGGGCGGCCGTGCCTTCGCCACCTACCCCGGGTTCCGCGACGCGGCCGTCGGCCTCGACGAGCGGTACTACGAGGTGCTCGGCGAGTCGGTGGCCGGCCGCCTCTCCGCCGGCACCCGCCTGGAGTCGGCCGACTGGGAACAGGAGGGCACGGACTTCGCCTGCGTCCTGCGGCTGCGTGCCGGCATCACCGGCGACACCTCCTCGGCTGTCGTCGCCCTCGCCCAGGGCGCCATGCCCCAGAGCGCGGACAAGTCCGGCGCGCGCAAGCTGCCCCCGGACGCGCCGCGCCCGGAGCGCCGCGGCACGCTCACCGCCGAAGCGGCGAAGGACGGCGGTACCCTGCTGACCGCCCGTATCCCGCTGGCGCTCACCCGCACCAAGAGGGGCGCCCGCCTCTACGTGGACGTGGCGGGCACCCCGTACGAGATCCCGGTCCGCACCGAAGGGCAGCCGATGCCGCTGGCACGCCGCTGGGGGACCAACGACCCCCACCGTGTGGCGGCGAACACCAACACCAAGGGCCGGCTCGTGATCACGACGGCCCCTCTGCGGGAACCGAAGTCCGGCGTGGGCGCACGGCTGCGCCGCACGCTGTCCAGGTCGAAGAGGAAGTAA
- a CDS encoding Gfo/Idh/MocA family protein, whose translation MSAVLKAGLVGLGSMGRHHARVLASLEGVELVGVVDPMGDKNGWAQGAPVLATVEELIALGIDYAVVACPTALHEEVGLQLADAGVSALIEKPLADTVEGARRLVDAFESRGLVAGVGHIERCNPALLSLRARLEAGELGDVYQVVTRRQGPFPHRIADVGVVKDLATHDIDLTGWVTGQAYTSIAAHTVSKSGRPHEDMVSAVGQLSDGTMVNHLVNWLSPLKERFTSVTGERGCFIADTLTADLTFHSNAAVTTEWEALRAFRGVSEGDMIRYAIPKREPLLVEHELFRDAVKGEPADICTLRQGLRTVEVAAAVLESATSGTTVQIPTDQEEGPRR comes from the coding sequence GTGAGCGCCGTACTGAAGGCCGGTCTCGTCGGCCTCGGCTCCATGGGCCGCCACCACGCCCGCGTCCTCGCGAGCCTGGAGGGCGTCGAGCTGGTCGGCGTCGTCGACCCGATGGGCGACAAGAACGGCTGGGCCCAGGGCGCCCCCGTCCTCGCCACCGTCGAGGAGCTCATCGCCCTCGGCATCGACTACGCCGTCGTGGCCTGCCCCACCGCGCTGCACGAGGAGGTCGGCCTCCAGCTCGCCGACGCCGGTGTCAGCGCCCTGATCGAGAAGCCGCTCGCCGACACCGTCGAGGGCGCCCGCCGCCTCGTCGACGCGTTCGAGTCGCGCGGCCTGGTGGCCGGCGTCGGCCACATCGAACGCTGCAACCCGGCCCTGCTCTCGCTCCGCGCCCGCCTGGAGGCCGGCGAGCTGGGCGACGTCTACCAGGTCGTCACCCGCCGCCAGGGCCCCTTCCCGCACCGGATCGCCGACGTCGGCGTGGTCAAGGACCTGGCCACCCACGACATCGACCTGACGGGCTGGGTCACCGGCCAGGCCTACACCTCGATCGCCGCCCACACCGTCTCCAAGTCCGGCCGCCCGCACGAGGACATGGTCTCCGCCGTGGGCCAGCTGTCCGACGGCACGATGGTCAACCACCTGGTCAACTGGCTGAGCCCGCTCAAGGAACGCTTCACCTCGGTCACCGGCGAGCGCGGCTGCTTCATCGCCGACACCCTCACCGCCGACCTCACCTTCCACTCCAACGCCGCGGTCACCACCGAATGGGAGGCGCTGCGTGCCTTCCGCGGGGTCTCCGAGGGCGACATGATCCGTTACGCCATCCCCAAGCGCGAGCCGCTGCTCGTCGAGCACGAGCTGTTCCGCGATGCCGTGAAGGGTGAGCCCGCAGATATCTGCACGCTGCGGCAGGGGCTTCGTACGGTCGAGGTGGCCGCGGCGGTGCTGGAATCCGCCACCAGCGGCACCACGGTGCAGATCCCGACGGACCAGGAGGAGGGGCCCAGAAGGTGA
- a CDS encoding TIGR03960 family B12-binding radical SAM protein produces the protein MSAASVFPQLEALLPHVQKPIQYVGGELNSTVKEWDSCDVRWTLMYPDAYEVGLPNQGVMILYEVLNEREGVLAERTYSVWPDLEALMREHGVPQFTVDSHRPVGAFDVFGLSFSTELGYTNMLTALDLAGIPLESKDRDIDHPIVLAGGHAAFNPEPIADFIDCAVVGDGEQAVLEITEIIRAWKAEGRPGGRDEVLFRLSKTGGVYVPRFYDVEYLPDGRIGRVVPNRSGVPWRVSKHTVMDLDEWPYPKQPLVPLAETVHERMSVEIFRGCTRGCRFCQAGMITRPVRERSITGIGEMVEKGLKATGFEEVGLLSLSSADHSEIGDIAKGLADRYTEDKVGLSLPSTRVDAFNVDLANELTRNGRRSGLTFAPEGGSERMRKVINKMVSEEDLIRTVATAYGNGWRQVKLYFMCGLPTETDEDVLQIGDMAVNVIAKGREVSGQNDIRATVSIGGFVPKPHTPFQWAPQLSAEDTDARLKKLRDKIRGDKKYGRSIGFRYHDGKPGIVEGLLSRGDRRVGSVIREVYESGGRFDGWREHFSYDLWMNCAEKTLPAFGVDVDWYTTRERTYEEVLPWDHLDSGLDKDWLWEDWQDALDETEVEDCRWTPCFDCGVCPQLDLDIQIGPTGKKLLPLSVVNK, from the coding sequence ATGTCTGCCGCATCGGTCTTCCCACAGCTCGAAGCTCTGCTCCCGCATGTGCAGAAGCCCATCCAGTACGTCGGCGGTGAGCTGAACTCCACCGTCAAGGAGTGGGACAGCTGCGACGTCCGCTGGACCCTCATGTACCCCGACGCCTACGAGGTCGGACTCCCCAACCAGGGCGTCATGATCCTCTACGAGGTGCTCAACGAGCGCGAGGGCGTCCTCGCCGAGCGCACGTACAGCGTCTGGCCCGACCTCGAAGCGCTGATGCGCGAGCACGGCGTGCCGCAGTTCACCGTGGACAGCCACCGCCCCGTCGGCGCGTTCGACGTCTTCGGGCTGAGCTTCTCCACCGAGCTGGGCTACACCAACATGCTCACCGCCCTGGACCTCGCGGGCATCCCGCTGGAGTCCAAGGACCGTGACATCGACCACCCGATCGTCCTCGCGGGCGGCCACGCCGCGTTCAACCCCGAGCCGATCGCGGACTTCATCGACTGCGCGGTCGTCGGCGACGGCGAGCAGGCCGTCCTGGAGATCACCGAGATCATCCGCGCCTGGAAGGCCGAGGGCCGCCCCGGCGGCCGTGACGAGGTGCTCTTCCGGCTGTCGAAGACCGGCGGGGTCTACGTCCCGCGCTTCTACGACGTCGAGTACCTCCCCGACGGCCGGATCGGCCGCGTCGTGCCCAACCGGTCCGGCGTGCCGTGGCGGGTCTCCAAGCACACGGTGATGGACCTCGACGAGTGGCCCTACCCCAAGCAGCCGCTCGTCCCGCTCGCGGAGACCGTGCACGAACGGATGTCCGTGGAGATCTTCCGCGGCTGCACCCGCGGCTGCCGTTTCTGCCAGGCCGGCATGATCACGCGCCCCGTGCGGGAGCGAAGCATCACCGGCATCGGCGAGATGGTCGAGAAGGGTCTCAAGGCGACCGGCTTCGAGGAGGTCGGTCTGCTCTCGCTCTCCTCCGCCGACCACAGCGAGATCGGCGACATCGCCAAGGGCCTCGCCGACCGCTACACCGAGGACAAGGTCGGCCTCTCGCTGCCCTCGACCCGGGTCGACGCGTTCAACGTCGACCTGGCCAACGAGCTGACCCGCAACGGCCGCCGCTCCGGCCTCACCTTCGCCCCCGAGGGCGGCTCCGAGCGCATGCGCAAGGTCATCAACAAGATGGTCTCGGAGGAGGACCTGATCCGGACGGTCGCCACCGCGTACGGCAACGGCTGGCGTCAGGTGAAGCTGTACTTCATGTGCGGCCTGCCCACCGAGACCGACGAGGACGTCCTCCAGATCGGCGACATGGCGGTCAACGTCATCGCCAAGGGCCGGGAGGTCTCCGGCCAGAACGACATCCGCGCCACGGTCTCCATCGGCGGTTTCGTCCCCAAGCCGCACACCCCCTTCCAGTGGGCCCCGCAGCTCAGCGCCGAGGACACCGACGCCCGGCTGAAGAAGCTCCGCGACAAGATCCGCGGCGACAAGAAGTACGGCCGCTCCATCGGCTTCCGCTACCACGACGGCAAGCCCGGTATCGTCGAGGGCCTCCTGTCGCGCGGCGACCGCCGCGTCGGCTCCGTCATCCGCGAGGTCTACGAGTCCGGCGGCCGTTTCGACGGCTGGCGCGAGCACTTCAGCTACGACCTCTGGATGAACTGCGCCGAGAAGACGCTGCCCGCGTTCGGGGTCGACGTCGACTGGTACACCACCCGCGAGCGCACCTACGAGGAGGTCCTGCCCTGGGACCACCTCGACTCCGGCCTGGACAAGGACTGGCTCTGGGAGGACTGGCAGGACGCGCTCGACGAGACCGAGGTCGAGGACTGCCGCTGGACCCCCTGCTTCGACTGCGGCGTCTGCCCGCAGCTCGACCTGGACATCCAGATCGGCCCGACCGGCAAGAAGCTCCTGCCGCTCAGCGTCGTCAACAAATAG
- a CDS encoding DegT/DnrJ/EryC1/StrS family aminotransferase: protein MTSINEQPIPAARPVIGEDEIEAAVRVLRSGRVVQGPEVAAFEEGFSRLVDDRHCVAVNSGTSALHLLLLALGIGPGDEVIVPSFSFAASANAVRLVGADVVFADIEPDSFGLDPAAVEAAITPRTAAIMPVHLYGHPAAMDKLMPIADKHKLAVVEDACQAHAAALHGTPVGAFGAGGTFSFYPTKNMHSLEGGMVTTADAELARTLRLLRNQGMEQRYANEIVGANMRMTDVSAAVGRVQLGKVEAWTEQRRANAAYLDAHITAPAVTTPPVAEGARHVYHQYTVRISGDRDAAMAKLTEAGIGNAVYYPTPIHRLKPYWEPDQKAGRTWDLPETERAAAEVVSLPVHPSLTEGDLERIVAAVNSLGENL, encoded by the coding sequence ATGACGAGCATCAACGAGCAGCCGATTCCCGCTGCCCGCCCAGTCATCGGGGAAGACGAGATCGAAGCCGCGGTACGCGTGCTGCGCAGTGGTCGCGTCGTGCAGGGTCCGGAGGTCGCGGCCTTCGAAGAGGGCTTCTCCCGTCTGGTCGACGACCGGCACTGCGTCGCCGTGAACTCGGGGACCTCGGCGCTGCACCTGCTGCTGCTGGCCCTGGGCATCGGCCCCGGCGACGAGGTGATCGTTCCCTCGTTCTCCTTCGCCGCCTCCGCGAACGCTGTCCGCCTCGTCGGCGCCGACGTGGTGTTCGCCGACATCGAGCCGGACAGCTTCGGCCTCGACCCGGCGGCGGTCGAAGCCGCGATCACGCCGCGCACCGCCGCGATCATGCCGGTGCACCTCTACGGCCACCCCGCCGCGATGGACAAGCTCATGCCCATCGCCGACAAGCACAAGCTCGCCGTCGTCGAGGACGCCTGCCAGGCCCACGCCGCGGCGCTGCACGGCACCCCCGTCGGCGCGTTCGGCGCGGGCGGCACCTTCAGCTTCTACCCGACCAAGAACATGCACTCCCTCGAGGGCGGCATGGTCACCACGGCCGACGCCGAGCTGGCCCGCACCCTGCGCCTGCTGCGCAACCAGGGCATGGAGCAGCGGTACGCCAACGAGATCGTCGGCGCCAACATGCGGATGACCGACGTGTCCGCCGCCGTCGGCCGCGTACAGCTCGGCAAGGTGGAGGCGTGGACCGAGCAGCGCCGAGCCAACGCCGCGTACCTCGACGCCCACATCACCGCGCCGGCCGTCACCACGCCGCCGGTGGCCGAGGGCGCCCGGCACGTCTACCACCAGTACACCGTGCGGATCAGCGGCGACCGGGACGCCGCGATGGCGAAGCTCACCGAGGCGGGCATCGGCAACGCGGTCTACTACCCGACGCCGATCCACCGGCTCAAGCCCTACTGGGAGCCGGACCAGAAGGCCGGCCGCACCTGGGACCTGCCCGAGACCGAGCGGGCCGCCGCCGAGGTCGTCTCGCTGCCGGTCCACCCCTCGCTCACCGAGGGCGACCTGGAGCGGATCGTCGCCGCCGTGAACTCCCTGGGAGAGAACCTGTGA